In Propionimicrobium sp. PCR01-08-3, one DNA window encodes the following:
- the mutA gene encoding methylmalonyl-CoA mutase small subunit encodes MTTPTPPAGASTDVVDQVPDDLVLAGDFEAPTYDRWAAEVAKVLNKGRPENKQLSSEKALERLQVRTVDDIVIEPIYTIDDAIGDLGAPASEPFRRGTTVRNGDMDAWDVRALHEDPDTAVTRKMITADLERGATSIWLRVDPDAVAAKDLASDLGDVLLDLAKIDVSSRTDQQAAADALLAIFEASDKDKSELSLNLGLDPIGFAALNGTTPDLSKLAGYVKRLAEFKKSRAIVVDGTIYHNAGAGDVHEVAWIVAAAVEYVRNLVEQGISVDDAFDSINFRVTAAVDELLTISRLRALRVVWDRVGEVFGVSPDKRGARQQAVTSWREITRDDPYVNILRGAISTFNAAIGGAEAVTVLPFDTAWGLPNEFSRRVARNTQVVLSEESNIGRVNDPAGGAWLFESLTNEIADAAWKEFQAVEAAGGMVAALGAGHVAEVLADLNAKRAKQIATRKLPVTGVSEFPNPAEKPVEGRVARPQAEYAGLTWTRNAEVFEALRDATAGNADAKVFLACLGTRRDFGPREGFASNYFHVAGLETPSVESGDVAEVVKAWQASGTPVVCLCSSGKIYSSIGAEAAKALKDAGAAKVLLAGNIKELGDVDTSGIIDGTIAMGVDVVSGLNDILNTLGVTK; translated from the coding sequence ATGACGACACCTACTCCACCAGCAGGCGCGTCAACGGATGTCGTGGACCAAGTCCCCGACGACCTCGTTCTCGCCGGTGACTTCGAGGCACCCACGTACGATCGATGGGCAGCCGAAGTCGCCAAGGTATTGAACAAGGGACGTCCTGAAAACAAGCAGCTGAGCTCTGAGAAGGCTCTTGAGCGGCTGCAGGTCAGGACAGTTGACGATATCGTGATCGAACCCATCTACACCATCGATGACGCGATCGGTGATCTGGGAGCGCCTGCATCCGAGCCGTTCAGGCGCGGCACGACGGTACGCAACGGCGATATGGACGCGTGGGACGTTCGTGCGCTGCATGAGGATCCCGATACTGCGGTCACTCGCAAGATGATCACAGCCGATCTTGAGCGCGGCGCCACCAGCATCTGGTTGCGCGTGGATCCGGATGCCGTTGCCGCCAAAGATCTCGCCAGTGACCTCGGCGACGTGCTGCTCGATCTCGCAAAGATCGACGTATCGAGCCGTACCGATCAGCAGGCCGCGGCGGATGCGCTGCTCGCGATCTTCGAAGCGTCCGACAAGGACAAGTCGGAGTTGTCGCTGAACCTGGGCCTCGACCCGATCGGTTTCGCTGCGCTCAATGGGACGACGCCCGACCTCTCGAAGCTCGCCGGCTATGTGAAGCGCCTGGCCGAGTTTAAGAAGTCTCGTGCAATCGTCGTGGACGGCACCATCTATCACAACGCCGGTGCCGGCGATGTTCACGAGGTCGCCTGGATCGTGGCTGCCGCGGTCGAGTACGTGCGCAATCTCGTCGAGCAGGGCATCAGCGTGGACGACGCCTTCGACTCGATCAATTTCCGCGTCACGGCCGCCGTCGACGAACTGTTGACGATTTCCCGGCTGCGCGCCCTGCGTGTGGTGTGGGATCGCGTCGGCGAGGTCTTCGGCGTCAGCCCCGACAAGCGCGGAGCACGCCAGCAAGCAGTGACGTCGTGGCGTGAGATCACTCGTGACGATCCCTACGTCAACATCCTGCGCGGCGCCATCTCGACCTTCAACGCTGCCATCGGTGGCGCAGAGGCCGTTACCGTGCTGCCCTTCGACACCGCTTGGGGCCTGCCCAATGAGTTCAGCCGCCGTGTTGCTCGCAACACGCAGGTCGTGCTCTCGGAGGAGTCGAATATCGGGCGCGTGAACGACCCGGCCGGTGGCGCGTGGCTGTTCGAGTCGCTGACCAACGAGATCGCCGACGCCGCGTGGAAGGAATTCCAGGCCGTGGAGGCGGCCGGTGGAATGGTCGCCGCCCTGGGCGCAGGCCATGTCGCCGAGGTGCTCGCCGATCTCAATGCCAAGCGGGCCAAGCAGATCGCCACCCGTAAGCTGCCGGTCACCGGTGTTTCGGAGTTCCCGAACCCTGCGGAGAAGCCGGTCGAAGGACGGGTTGCTCGTCCGCAGGCCGAGTACGCGGGCCTGACCTGGACCCGCAACGCGGAGGTCTTCGAGGCCTTGCGCGATGCGACCGCCGGTAATGCGGACGCCAAGGTATTCCTGGCTTGCCTGGGAACCCGCCGTGACTTCGGTCCGCGCGAAGGCTTCGCGTCGAACTACTTCCACGTCGCAGGGTTGGAGACCCCGAGCGTGGAGAGCGGAGACGTCGCCGAAGTCGTGAAGGCTTGGCAGGCATCGGGTACGCCAGTGGTGTGCCTGTGCTCGTCCGGCAAGATCTACTCGTCGATCGGAGCCGAGGCCGCCAAGGCGTTGAAGGACGCCGGTGCCGCCAAGGTGCTGCTGGCAGGCAACATCAAGGAACTCGGTGACGTTGACACGTCCGGAATCATCGATGGAACCATCGCCATGGGCGTGGACGTCGTGAGCGGATTGAATGACATTTTGAACACACTGGGGGTGACTAAGTGA
- a CDS encoding NAD(P)-dependent oxidoreductase, whose amino-acid sequence MSDKKLQVGFVGATGLMGHGLAKNILLKGYPLAYTMRKRAPEGLDELGATRASDNVELGRTSDVIVICITTAQDVKQVATEILTDPKPGLLILDASTSEPSVTYELAELAKSKGAKFADIPLTRGPAEAEAGTVNVLVGADDELFAEVEPIVSCFADNIYRCGDVGAGHIIKLANNTAFQAALTILAEGFSVCVKSGVDPAKLVEVLGGGGFANGGTLNIMGNSLKGDFETLKFQLDNARKDVRYFSRLAADLSVPLSVGDGVHEALEIASAQGFGGEFCAALTKSQEKLNNIAIQSAE is encoded by the coding sequence GTGAGCGACAAGAAGCTACAGGTCGGATTCGTGGGAGCCACCGGATTGATGGGTCACGGATTGGCGAAGAACATTTTGCTCAAGGGGTATCCGCTGGCCTACACGATGCGCAAACGCGCACCCGAGGGCCTGGACGAATTGGGTGCGACTCGCGCGTCCGACAACGTCGAACTGGGACGCACCAGCGACGTCATCGTGATCTGCATCACCACCGCTCAGGATGTGAAGCAGGTGGCGACCGAGATCTTGACCGACCCGAAGCCGGGCCTGCTCATCTTGGACGCCTCGACCTCCGAGCCTTCGGTCACCTACGAACTCGCCGAGCTCGCCAAGAGCAAGGGGGCAAAGTTCGCCGACATCCCGCTGACCCGCGGCCCTGCCGAAGCGGAGGCAGGCACCGTGAACGTGCTCGTCGGCGCGGACGACGAGTTGTTCGCCGAGGTCGAGCCGATCGTCTCCTGCTTCGCCGACAACATCTACCGCTGCGGCGACGTCGGTGCAGGGCACATCATCAAACTGGCCAATAACACCGCCTTCCAGGCCGCGCTGACCATCTTGGCCGAAGGCTTCTCGGTCTGCGTGAAGTCGGGTGTCGATCCGGCCAAGCTGGTCGAGGTGCTCGGCGGCGGCGGTTTCGCCAACGGCGGCACTCTGAACATCATGGGCAATTCGCTGAAGGGCGACTTCGAGACGCTGAAATTCCAGCTCGACAATGCCCGCAAGGACGTCCGCTACTTCTCCAGGCTGGCGGCGGATCTGAGTGTTCCGCTGAGCGTCGGCGACGGCGTCCATGAGGCACTCGAGATTGCCAGTGCCCAAGGGTTCGGTGGTGAGTTCTGTGCCGCTCTCACCAAGTCGCAGGAGAAGCTGAACAACATCGCCATTCAGTCGGCCGAGTAG
- a CDS encoding patatin family protein: MTSNVTDTALIFEGGGMRASYTAAVVVALLKAGIHLDWVAGISAGSSNTANYLARDGLRARQSFVDFAADPLFGNLRTFVRGRGMFNANYIYQESGLPDGALPYDFATFQANPAAMSLGVFEADTGRSFYWTRDDTPTAHDLMIRVQSSSTLPFFMPTVHIGEHSYVDGALGPSGGIALDAAKAAGYQKFLVVLTRPRSYIKEPMRISRMVRQYFRQYPAVVDALARRAANYNRTREELLELEAAGDAMVFFPDGYLVNNQEKHVVKLARSYAAGEAQIARELPAWKEWLGLA; this comes from the coding sequence CTGACCAGCAATGTCACCGACACCGCACTCATTTTCGAGGGCGGAGGCATGCGTGCCAGTTACACGGCCGCGGTGGTGGTGGCGTTGCTCAAAGCAGGAATCCACCTCGACTGGGTCGCCGGGATCTCGGCGGGATCGTCCAACACCGCGAACTACCTCGCCAGAGACGGTCTCCGGGCGCGTCAATCGTTCGTTGATTTCGCGGCCGACCCGCTCTTCGGCAACCTGCGAACCTTCGTGCGCGGCCGGGGCATGTTCAACGCCAACTACATCTATCAAGAATCCGGGCTCCCCGACGGCGCCCTGCCCTACGATTTCGCGACCTTCCAAGCGAATCCCGCCGCCATGAGCCTGGGCGTCTTCGAGGCCGACACCGGACGCTCCTTCTATTGGACGCGCGACGACACCCCCACCGCTCACGATCTGATGATCCGTGTCCAGTCGTCATCGACCCTGCCCTTCTTCATGCCTACCGTGCACATCGGCGAGCACAGTTACGTGGACGGAGCGCTCGGCCCCAGCGGCGGCATCGCGTTGGACGCGGCCAAGGCGGCCGGCTACCAGAAGTTTCTTGTGGTGCTGACCCGCCCCAGGTCATATATCAAGGAGCCCATGCGCATCAGCCGCATGGTACGCCAGTACTTCCGCCAATACCCCGCGGTGGTCGACGCGTTGGCGCGGCGCGCAGCAAACTACAACCGCACTCGCGAGGAGCTGCTCGAGTTGGAGGCGGCCGGCGATGCGATGGTCTTCTTTCCCGACGGATATCTGGTCAACAACCAGGAGAAGCATGTCGTGAAGCTCGCTCGCAGCTATGCCGCGGGCGAGGCCCAGATCGCACGCGAGCTACCGGCCTGGAAGGAGTGGCTCGGGCTCGCGTAG
- a CDS encoding glycoside hydrolase family 2 TIM barrel-domain containing protein, translated as MKPVATELRTPWADEALDAECPLANYPRPQLERSEWCCLNGTWEYAIRPSSVAQLLHERPPESYDGRIRVPFALETVASGVTRELLPSETLFYRRVIEFDEAWTSRRIALNFEAVDYRAAVWANGVLVGEHRGGYLPFSVELPATSEPVEVVVGVRDPGPAGGQQYGKQALSTPKEIWYTPTSGIWQTVWAEPLPANAITSVNTTSYAELGGFSVLVHTEEPCRLEVAVESPDGTQTIAHGRSGRPIEVALPYLRPWTPDDPYLYRVEVSNTDDKVTSWAGLRTVTLGRVKGQRRMDRPVILLNGEPLLLNAPLDQGYWPESGMTAPCDEALIFDLQQMKDLGFNGVRKHVKVESRRFYHHADRLGMLVIQDVVNGGRPRVGIPRSRAVMALDLQTRDRSRRGLIAAGRGSQQNRDEFEADIAGMINVLRGHPSVAMWVIFNEGWGQYHTLRLERMVRKLDDTRLIDSASGWFDQRGGDFRSRHRYVLKLKRPPRRDRRPLLLSEFGGYSLSLEGHLWEGAGRFGYRFFDNSEQLSKALAKLYRDQLIPLAKHGLRGCVYTQVSDVEIETNGLLSYDRKVLKPDAEKLRALNTELYRAFEKALPHR; from the coding sequence GTGAAACCGGTCGCCACCGAGCTGCGCACGCCCTGGGCCGACGAGGCGTTGGACGCGGAGTGCCCGCTGGCGAATTACCCGCGTCCACAACTGGAACGCAGCGAATGGTGTTGTCTCAACGGCACCTGGGAATACGCCATTCGTCCTTCATCGGTGGCGCAGTTGCTTCACGAACGCCCGCCGGAAAGCTACGACGGACGAATCCGAGTACCTTTCGCGCTGGAGACGGTCGCCTCGGGAGTCACTCGAGAACTGCTGCCCAGCGAGACGCTTTTCTACCGGCGCGTCATCGAATTCGATGAAGCATGGACGTCGCGCCGGATCGCCCTGAACTTCGAAGCAGTCGACTACCGAGCCGCCGTGTGGGCAAACGGCGTGCTTGTAGGCGAGCATCGCGGGGGATATCTGCCGTTCAGTGTCGAGCTTCCGGCGACTTCGGAACCTGTCGAAGTCGTGGTCGGCGTCCGCGATCCCGGACCGGCGGGCGGCCAACAGTACGGAAAACAAGCGCTTTCGACACCGAAAGAGATCTGGTATACGCCGACCAGCGGCATCTGGCAGACGGTCTGGGCCGAACCACTTCCGGCCAACGCCATCACCTCGGTCAACACCACCAGCTATGCCGAACTCGGTGGTTTCAGCGTCCTCGTACACACCGAGGAACCATGCCGTCTCGAGGTCGCCGTGGAATCTCCCGACGGCACACAGACGATCGCGCATGGCAGATCAGGCCGGCCGATCGAAGTCGCGCTGCCGTATCTGCGCCCGTGGACGCCGGACGATCCCTATCTCTATCGGGTCGAGGTCAGCAACACGGACGACAAGGTCACGTCCTGGGCGGGGCTGCGCACGGTCACGCTCGGCAGGGTCAAGGGGCAGCGCCGAATGGATCGGCCGGTGATATTGCTCAACGGTGAGCCGCTGCTGTTGAACGCCCCGCTCGACCAGGGGTATTGGCCGGAGAGCGGAATGACGGCACCTTGCGACGAGGCCCTGATCTTCGATCTGCAGCAGATGAAAGACCTCGGATTCAACGGCGTGCGCAAGCACGTCAAGGTCGAGTCGCGCCGGTTCTATCACCATGCCGACCGGCTCGGCATGCTGGTGATTCAAGACGTGGTCAACGGTGGACGCCCCCGGGTCGGCATTCCCCGGTCCCGCGCAGTGATGGCGCTCGACCTGCAAACCCGGGACCGGAGCCGGCGAGGACTCATCGCCGCCGGCCGTGGATCTCAACAAAACCGGGACGAGTTCGAGGCGGACATCGCCGGCATGATCAACGTGTTGCGCGGGCATCCGAGTGTCGCAATGTGGGTGATCTTCAACGAAGGTTGGGGGCAATATCACACCCTGCGCTTGGAAAGAATGGTCCGCAAACTGGACGACACCAGGTTGATCGATTCGGCGTCGGGCTGGTTCGATCAGCGCGGTGGTGACTTTCGCAGCCGCCACCGATATGTGCTCAAACTGAAGCGTCCACCACGAAGAGATCGTCGGCCGCTGCTCTTGTCAGAATTCGGCGGCTACTCTCTGAGCCTCGAAGGCCACCTATGGGAAGGGGCCGGGCGCTTCGGCTATCGCTTCTTCGACAACTCAGAACAGCTCAGTAAGGCGCTGGCCAAGCTCTATCGCGATCAACTCATTCCACTGGCCAAACACGGACTGCGAGGATGCGTCTACACGCAGGTGAGCGATGTCGAAATCGAAACAAACGGCCTCTTGAGCTACGACCGCAAGGTTCTCAAACCGGACGCCGAAAAGTTGCGTGCACTCAACACTGAGCTCTATCGGGCCTTCGAGAAGGCGCTGCCTCACAGGTGA
- a CDS encoding GntR family transcriptional regulator → MGEARGTTRQRVYDELRRRIVTLQYPPKAAISEKDLAGELGVSRTPVRESLLKLREEGFVQVFPQMGTFVSHVDIDRVSLAQFIREAIECTALAGFVQTDESTAHLDALHENLAAQHRVAADGGDLAEFFQLDEAFHLELLKLTDHESAWPVVAAEKGHLDRARQFGLVIHPIEHLIEQHQGVIDGVESGELGQAVTVLRQHLREILIDLAKVRDQNPEIFDSLQLRPVRRLVTTLEPR, encoded by the coding sequence ATGGGTGAAGCGAGGGGGACGACCAGGCAGCGAGTCTACGACGAGCTGCGCCGCAGGATCGTGACCCTGCAATATCCGCCCAAGGCGGCCATTTCCGAGAAGGACCTGGCCGGTGAACTCGGAGTCTCCAGGACTCCGGTGCGGGAAAGCTTGCTGAAGCTGAGGGAAGAGGGCTTCGTCCAGGTATTCCCACAGATGGGTACCTTCGTTTCGCACGTCGATATCGATCGGGTCAGTTTGGCCCAGTTCATTCGAGAGGCGATCGAGTGCACCGCGCTCGCAGGGTTCGTCCAGACCGATGAATCGACTGCTCATCTGGATGCTTTACACGAGAACTTGGCGGCTCAGCATCGGGTGGCTGCCGACGGGGGAGATCTTGCCGAGTTCTTCCAATTGGACGAGGCTTTTCATCTTGAGTTGCTCAAATTGACCGATCATGAGTCGGCCTGGCCCGTCGTTGCCGCCGAAAAAGGTCATCTCGACCGCGCGCGCCAGTTCGGTCTGGTGATTCATCCGATTGAGCACCTCATCGAGCAGCATCAGGGCGTCATTGACGGAGTGGAATCGGGCGAGCTCGGGCAGGCTGTGACCGTGTTGCGCCAGCATCTACGAGAGATTCTGATCGATCTGGCGAAAGTTCGCGATCAGAATCCCGAGATATTCGATTCGCTGCAGCTTCGTCCGGTACGCCGGCTCGTCACCACCCTCGAACCGAGATAG
- a CDS encoding TRAP transporter substrate-binding protein: protein MKKTRLLTVSVAGLLTIGLAACGGGSGEGDGGSTEQTVLKLAVSQPEEHPQYQAGLELAERLEEATDGRYTVQVFGNETLGTSSEVVQNLSDGTVDFAWIGGANVEGLNEDFVVYNLPYVFDSREAQMAILNDTELNADLFSSLEDSKQISVLGGANAGQRSIYNTKHPIKTPDDLKGLKLRVQQSDSQVRMLELLGGIPSPMSYGEVYSALQTGVLDGAENNEPSFNAMKHDEVAKYYSYTRHLMIPDFLLMSTQTLDKMDEADRAALLEIAPEICQKASEDFIPYEDESIERSKALGAEFNDDVDTEAFKALVAPMVEEYMSTNDFRSSFYEATKKANEENPAK, encoded by the coding sequence ATGAAAAAGACACGACTGCTCACAGTCTCCGTCGCAGGATTACTCACGATCGGTCTCGCTGCCTGTGGCGGCGGATCGGGCGAGGGTGACGGCGGCTCCACAGAGCAAACCGTCCTCAAACTCGCCGTGAGCCAGCCCGAAGAGCATCCGCAATACCAGGCGGGTCTTGAGTTGGCCGAGCGCCTCGAAGAGGCCACCGACGGCCGGTACACCGTACAGGTCTTCGGAAACGAAACGTTGGGAACCAGTTCGGAGGTCGTCCAGAACCTCTCGGATGGCACCGTCGATTTCGCCTGGATCGGCGGCGCCAATGTCGAGGGACTCAATGAGGACTTCGTCGTCTACAACTTGCCCTACGTATTCGACTCCCGGGAAGCCCAGATGGCAATCCTGAACGACACCGAACTCAATGCCGATCTGTTTAGCTCGCTCGAAGACAGCAAGCAGATCAGTGTTCTCGGCGGCGCCAACGCAGGACAGCGCAGTATCTACAATACAAAGCATCCGATTAAGACTCCGGACGACCTCAAAGGTCTCAAGCTTCGCGTTCAGCAGTCAGATTCGCAGGTACGCATGCTGGAGCTTCTCGGAGGAATCCCCTCACCCATGAGCTACGGCGAGGTCTATTCCGCTTTGCAAACCGGCGTGCTGGATGGTGCCGAGAACAATGAGCCTTCGTTCAATGCCATGAAGCACGATGAGGTCGCCAAGTACTACTCGTACACTCGCCACCTGATGATTCCCGACTTCTTGCTGATGAGCACTCAGACTCTTGACAAGATGGACGAGGCCGATCGCGCAGCACTGTTGGAGATCGCTCCCGAAATTTGCCAGAAGGCCAGCGAGGACTTCATTCCGTATGAAGATGAGTCGATCGAACGCAGCAAGGCACTGGGCGCCGAATTCAATGACGATGTCGACACCGAGGCATTCAAGGCTTTGGTGGCCCCCATGGTTGAGGAATACATGAGCACCAACGATTTCCGCTCATCGTTTTACGAAGCCACCAAGAAGGCAAATGAGGAAAACCCCGCGAAGTAG
- a CDS encoding mannonate dehydratase gives MKFGMRWFGAQDDPIPLEYIRQVPNVSHVVGALFDVPVGGVWPMDEITVLRDQIEAAGLKFEVVESVNIHDDIKIGGRGRDQAIENYIATIKNLSSVGVKVICYNFMPVFDWVRTELRHPLPDGSFTMAYEDALVQGTAQETMDRMNANNLGGHKLPGWEPERLSHLQDLLEAYAPLSSDDLAENFKYFIQAIMPACEKYDVKMAMHPDDPPKALFGLPRIAKNADDLRRIESFHDSPYNGFTFCTGSIGENPVNDVPALIREFAGRDKVPFAQIRNIKFTSDVDFHESAHPSAYGSLDMYEIMKAFFDSGFDGYARPDHGRDIWGEQGRPGYGLYDRALGIAYLSGLWEAITKQN, from the coding sequence GTGAAGTTTGGAATGCGTTGGTTCGGCGCACAGGATGACCCGATCCCCCTCGAATACATCCGGCAGGTGCCCAACGTTTCCCACGTTGTCGGCGCACTATTCGATGTCCCGGTCGGCGGAGTGTGGCCGATGGACGAGATCACTGTGCTGCGCGATCAGATCGAGGCCGCGGGACTGAAGTTCGAAGTGGTCGAGAGCGTCAATATTCATGACGACATCAAGATCGGCGGCCGGGGGCGCGACCAGGCGATCGAGAACTACATCGCCACGATCAAGAACCTGTCGTCCGTGGGCGTGAAGGTGATCTGCTACAACTTCATGCCGGTCTTCGACTGGGTGCGCACCGAATTGCGTCATCCGTTGCCCGACGGCTCCTTCACGATGGCCTACGAGGACGCGCTCGTGCAGGGCACCGCGCAAGAGACCATGGATCGGATGAATGCCAACAACCTCGGCGGCCACAAACTGCCGGGCTGGGAGCCGGAACGGCTATCGCATCTGCAGGATTTACTGGAAGCCTATGCCCCGCTGAGTTCGGACGACCTCGCGGAGAACTTCAAGTACTTCATCCAGGCGATCATGCCGGCCTGCGAGAAATACGACGTCAAGATGGCTATGCATCCGGACGATCCACCGAAAGCGCTGTTCGGCCTGCCCCGTATCGCCAAGAATGCGGACGATCTACGTCGTATCGAATCGTTCCACGATTCGCCCTACAACGGGTTCACCTTCTGCACCGGGTCGATCGGCGAAAACCCGGTCAACGATGTGCCCGCTTTGATCCGCGAATTTGCCGGACGCGACAAGGTTCCATTTGCGCAAATCCGCAATATCAAATTCACCTCCGATGTCGACTTCCACGAATCCGCCCACCCGAGCGCGTACGGCTCGCTCGACATGTACGAGATCATGAAGGCGTTCTTTGATTCCGGCTTCGACGGATATGCCCGTCCCGATCATGGACGCGACATCTGGGGTGAGCAGGGACGCCCGGGCTACGGCCTGTATGACCGGGCCCTGGGGATCGCCTACCTGAGCGGCCTGTGGGAGGCCATCACCAAGCAGAATTAG
- the pyrB gene encoding aspartate carbamoyltransferase, with translation MNPSDELPPFGAGRHLLSVQQFDRASLQHLFDLADLVRPIAERRAVCTVLDGAILGSLFFEPSTRTRLSFESAFLRLGGEVTTTTGFTFSSMAKGESIADTSRVVSGYSDALVVRHPDEGSVAEFAAASVVPVINAGDGAGEHPSQALLDFYTLESELRSRGKPVDGCTIAIVGDLKYGRTVHSLMKLLSLADSITFKVFSPPSLELPVEVEKYARERGHRVIDCESVPEAVTGADVVYATRVQRERMTEEVLATANISGNLLNKQILTEAEATDIIIMHPLPRDSRMDSFDLSSDVDDLPGLSIFHQTDNGVLIRMAIFLTALGCSADSVKATIKQRPWDATLRWN, from the coding sequence TTGAATCCCTCCGATGAGCTTCCTCCATTCGGCGCCGGACGCCATTTGCTGAGCGTCCAGCAGTTCGACCGGGCCTCGCTACAACATCTTTTTGATCTGGCCGATCTGGTGCGTCCGATCGCCGAGCGCCGTGCCGTGTGCACCGTGCTCGACGGCGCCATTCTCGGCAGCCTGTTTTTCGAGCCGAGCACCCGTACCCGGTTGAGCTTCGAGTCGGCTTTCCTGCGGTTGGGTGGCGAGGTCACGACCACTACGGGATTCACCTTCTCGTCCATGGCCAAGGGGGAGTCGATCGCCGACACCTCACGGGTGGTTTCCGGTTACTCGGACGCCCTGGTCGTGCGCCATCCCGATGAGGGGTCGGTCGCCGAGTTCGCGGCAGCGTCGGTCGTCCCGGTGATCAACGCCGGCGACGGCGCGGGCGAACACCCCAGCCAGGCCCTTCTCGACTTCTACACTCTCGAATCCGAACTGCGCTCGCGCGGCAAGCCGGTGGATGGCTGCACGATCGCCATCGTCGGCGACCTGAAATATGGACGCACCGTGCACTCACTGATGAAGCTGTTGTCGCTGGCCGACTCCATCACGTTCAAGGTGTTCAGTCCGCCCAGCCTGGAGTTGCCGGTCGAGGTCGAGAAATATGCGCGAGAGCGCGGCCACCGGGTCATCGACTGCGAATCGGTGCCCGAAGCGGTGACCGGCGCCGATGTGGTCTATGCCACTCGGGTGCAGCGCGAGCGCATGACCGAAGAGGTGCTGGCTACGGCGAATATCTCCGGAAACCTGCTGAACAAGCAGATCCTCACCGAGGCTGAAGCGACCGACATCATCATCATGCATCCGTTGCCCAGGGACTCCAGGATGGATTCGTTCGACTTGTCCAGCGACGTGGACGACCTGCCGGGGCTTTCGATCTTCCACCAGACCGACAACGGTGTGCTGATCAGGATGGCAATCTTCCTCACCGCACTCGGCTGCTCGGCCGACTCGGTGAAGGCGACCATCAAACAACGCCCCTGGGATGCGACGCTTCGCTGGAACTAA